A genomic region of Anopheles coustani chromosome 3, idAnoCousDA_361_x.2, whole genome shotgun sequence contains the following coding sequences:
- the LOC131260552 gene encoding forkhead box protein C2-B: MTQLEDDDLLNNLLKIPGTIIIYNNDMSSYDYVLNAHNVTLPLTPATSTAGSAASEQSVDDLNSSASIDTDLAGSPVPTYQSTGGASLHHPQLQPDSPASILMETPGCSELDQSFGSVGYSGPQDDPTTGRSSSHVEEEMVLEGSELEDEPDETDPGGTVTLVADEEDSEPELTNLSWLTELKNITNLTPSDVPLTDLPTARFNKFIAQVRRSRETYDKRKEQYTSPASSLEKPPFNYAQIIAMAMLEEGRMTLKQICKWIQEKFSYYKVHKNWNNSIRHNLSLSFFFTKVQRAKDEKGKGGYWELSMDVSKSERRRIRIRQRNKGSNITNNGGCAAGGNNRRTSTAPRMPKGSSGAGGSEANGQATSNNNNNERTVNNNLTPDKQPGPDPTVPCEVIEQEIVLASSETVPCPTGATLLTALDSNNNSCPQQQQSIIPVPIGVTNGEALPVQIDIIDNYSKPSSGMDMIVELPTPDPTPVTQTMDVTEEMPGTGSVGSNLVAQTTVPPDHLVVNEDQLIHASALVENCTINFDSIMNGDNGASIFSSLNVDEIFSDNEIPQPANDDIIVPFFSNVQQVQTGPNVVVETIPYYLPDMGNFDESDFGNLININEQEISDEFLNEHGFL; this comes from the exons ATGACGCAACTGGAGGATGATGACCTTTTGAACAATTTGCTGAAAATACCGggcaccatcatcatctacAATAACGACATGAGCT CCTATGATTACGTGCTGAATGCTCACAATGTGACGCTGCCTCTGACGCCGGCCACCTCCACCGCCGGTTCAGCCGCTTCCGAGCAATCGGTGGACGATTTGAATAGCAGCGCATCGATCGATACCGACCTGGCAGGCTCCCCGGTGCCCACATACCAAAGCACCGGTGGAGCTAGCCTCCACCATCCGCAGCTGCAGCCCGATTCACCCGCATCCATCCTGATGGAAACGCCCGGTTGCTCCGAGCTGGACCAGAGCTTCGGTAGCGTGGGCTACTCCGGGCCTCAGGACGATCCCACCACGGGCCGGTCGTCGTCCCATGTGGAAGAGGAAATGGTGCTCGAAGGGAGCGAACTGGAGGACGAGCCGGACGAAACGGACCCCGGGGGGACGGTGACGTTGGTCGCCGACGAGGAAGACTCCGAGCCGGAGCTTACCAATCTGTCCTGGTTGACGGAGCTAAAGAACATCACCAACCTGACGCCCTCGGACGTGCCGCTGACGGATTTGCCAACGGctcggtttaacaaatttatCGCACAAGTGCGAAG GAGCCGCGAGACGTACGACAAGCGCAAGGAGCAGTACACGTCACCGGCGAGCTCGCTGGAAAAACCTCCCTTCAACTATGCACAAATCATCGCCATGGCCATGCTCGAGGAGGGCCGCATGACGCTCAAGCAGATATGCAAATGGATTCAGGAGAAGTTTTCCTACTACAAGGTGCACAAAAACTGGAAT AATTCCATCCGACACAATTTAtcgttgagttttttcttcaccaaagTACAACGGGCCAAAGACGAGAAGGGTAAGGGCGGCTACTGGGAGCTGTCCATGGATGTGTCAAAAAGCGAGCGCCGGCGGATTCGCATACGGCAGCGTAACAAAGGGTCCAATATCACCAACAATGGTGGTTGCGCCGCCGGAGGAAACAATCGACGAACCTCGACGGCACCAAGGATGCCGAAAGGATCGTCCGGTGCTGGCGGGTCGGAGGCCAACGGTCAGGCTACCagtaataacaacaacaatgagCGGACGGTCAACAATAACCTCACGCCCGACAAACAGCCGGGTCCTGATCCGACGGTTCCTTGCGAAGTGATTGAGCAGGAAATCGTCTTAGCATCTTCGGAAACGGTCCCGTGCCCGACCGGTGCTACACTACTTACCGCTCTCGATAGCAATAATAACAGTTGcccacagcagcaacaatccATCATCCCGGTGCCGATCGGGGTCACTAACGGCGAGGCACTGCCGGTGCAAATCGATATAATCGACAATTACAGCAAGCCATCGTCCGGGATGGATATGATCGTTGAACTCCCGACGCCGGACCCTACGCCGGTTACGCAGACGATGGACGTCACGGAGGAAATGCCCGGTACCGGGTCGGTGGGCTCCAATCTGGTCGCCCAAACGACGGTCCCCCCGGATCATCTGGTGGTAAACGAGGATCAGTTGATCCACGCCAGTGcgctggtggaaaactgtaCGATCAACTTCGATTCCATCATGAACGGTGATAACGGTGCCAGCATTTTCAGCAGTCTCAACGTGGATGAG ATTTTCTCCGACAATGAAATACCACAACCGGCGAACGACGACATTATTGTGCCATTCTTTAGCAACGTCCAGCAGGTCCAGACCGGACCGAACGTGGTCGTTGAGACCATACCCTACTATCTGCCCGACATGGGCAACTTCGACGAGAGCGATTTTGGCAATTTGATCAACATTAACGAGCAGGAAATAAGTGACGAGTTTCTGAACGAGCACGGATTCCTGTAG
- the LOC131272251 gene encoding uncharacterized protein LOC131272251, which translates to MNISEIGVTLSQVIDRDAFYSEFQTVVNRIFAQYLVKFFCTCIVLSVKGDSAIASESFPHPFIAIDFEDANIVESDVLLRAIDNGCQAFVVAQSVAVQFLDQFHPVHDRAVTRFPEKRLIIIGDVMNVDGVEMMRNGILNHSAIGDVIDLLLVQSRVDLRRVDLLTGQFELQPTDSDGWIVLDSFSLVAEAEAATTRAGWNLFPNKRTDLRGRFLRLAIFNYEPYTIWKEADGPEEANAYYEHRRSLSIDGTEAQLFIEFCAKLNCSLEISLDEEGEWGQIFDNRTGDGIIGALVERRADVGVGALYSWYHEFRFLSLSKPISRTGVTCIAPKPLPLSSWMTPILPFTLVLWLAVLGSFLVAIVFDVLFSFVTHKFTPSESGRVDICESVMAVMSIFILQAVLLRFNKNPFVSQMILIGSFLLVGLMVGNAYSGGLSSVMTVPRYEKSIDTVQELADRNLRWGSTHDAWIFSIQLATQPTIVKLLNNFFTAPKEVLHRNAIERNMAYSIERLPYGHYAIGEYITERVSPDFEIMLEDIYWENCVAMATKTWPLMNELDELTLVIFQSGMQRFWENKVVSKFADNKVQHAISTSRHFDNPGPIALQPSHLLGAFLLLAFGLGLGLVGFACELLWHRFSYRPRETRARELAP; encoded by the exons atgaacatcAGTGAAATCGGTGTAACTCTGTCGCAAGTGATCGATAGAGATGCGTTTTACTCCGAGTTCCAAACGGTGGTGAATAGGATTT TTGCCCAGTATTTGGTGAAATTCTTCTGCACCTGCATCGTACTCAGCGTTAAAGGTGACTCGGCCATCGCATCCGAAAGCTTTCCTCATCCGTTTATAGCGATCGATTTCGAAGATGCGAATATCGTCGAATCGGATGTACTGTTGCGTGCGATTGATAATGGATGCCAG GCGTTCGTTGTGGCACAATCGGTGGCCGTTCAGTTTTTGGACCAGTTTCACCCGGTACACGATCGTGCCGTAACACGGTTCCCCGAGAAGCGACTGATCATCATTGGGGATGTGATGAACGTAGATGGCGTTGAAATGATGCGAAATGGGATTCTAAACCATAGCGCCATCGGTGATGTGATAGACCTGCTGCTTGTACAGTCCCGTGTCGACCTTAGGCGTGTGGACCTGCTGACTGGTCAGTTTGAATTGCAACCGACCGATAGCGATGGCTGGATCGTGCTGGACAGTTTCAGTCTAGTTGCGGAGGCCGAAGCTGCGACGACACGTGCCGGTTGGAATTTGTTCCCGAACAAGCGGACCGACCTTCGCGGGCGCTTTCTCCGGCTGGCCATATTCAACTACGAACCGTACACCATCTGGAAGGAGGCGGACGGGCCGGAAGAGGCCAACGCGTACTATGAGCATCGCCGATCGCTCAGCATCGACGGTACCGAGGCGCAGCTTTTCATCGAGTTTTGTGCGAAATTGAACTGCAGCCTGGAGATCTCGTTGGACGAGGAGGGTGAGTGGGGCCAGATATTTGACAACCGCACCGGTGACGGCATCATCGGTGCGCTGGTCGAGCGGAGGGCGGACGTTGGCGTGGGGGCCCTCTACTCGTGGTACCACGAGTTCCGGTTCCTGTCCCTCTCGAAGCCCATCTCGAGGACCGGTGTCACCTGCATCGCACCGAAACCGTTGCCGCTGTCCTCTTGGATGACACCCATTTTGCCGTTCACGCTGGTACTGTGGTTGGCCGTGCTGGGGAGCTTCCTGGTGGCGATCGTGTTCGATGTTCTGTTCAGCTTCGTGACGCACAAGTTCACCCCCAGTGAG TCCGGCCGTGTCGACATTTGCGAGTCCGTAATGGCCGTCATGTCCATCTTCATTCTGCAAGCCGTACTGTTGCGCTTCAACAAGAACCCGTTCGTGTCGCAGATGATCCTGATCGGTTCGTTCCTGCTCGTCGGTCTGATGGTTGGCAACGCGTACAGTGGCGGACTGTCCAGCGTGATGACGGTCCCGCGATACGAGAAGTCGATCGATACGGTCCAGGAGCTGGCGGATCGTAACCTTCGCTGGGGTTCAACGCATGACGCTTGGATATTTTCGATTCAACTTGCCACTCAG CCGACGATTGTGAAGCTACTGAACAACTTCTTTACCGCGCCGAAGGAAGTGTTGCACCGGAACGCGATTGAGCGCAACATGGCGTACAGTATCGAGCGGCTGCCCTACGGTCACTACGCCATCGGCGAGTACATTACGGAGCGGGTGTCGCCCGACTTCGAAATAATGCTCGAAGACATCTACTGGGAGAACTGTGTCGCAATGGCGACCAAAACCTGGCCCCTCATGAACGAGCTGGACGAGCTGACGCTGGTCATCTTCCAGAGTGGCATGCAGCGGTTCTGGGAGAATAAG GTGGTGTCGAAGTTCGCCGATAACAAGGTCCAGCACGCCATCTCGACGTCGCGCCATTTCGACAATCCGGGCCCGATTGCGTTGCAACCGTCGCACCTGCTCGGCGCGTTCCTGCTGCTCGCCTTCGGTCTCGGCCTCGGGCTGGTTGGCTTTGCGTGCGAGCTCCTGTGGCACAGATTCTCCTACCGGCCGAGGGAGACCCGAGCACGGGAGCTGGCCCCCTAG
- the LOC131272260 gene encoding general odorant-binding protein 28a-like, with product MHARNCTGGKRVEIGHYHCISRPIYKNDNVVDGWLTVCTRAFNYSQNMKFIAVVSLVVAFAYASVKADEVDEAKEMLRGLASECKGKEGASDDDVDGFVNDVPPKTRTEKCLVACMQEQFGLSNGKAFQVDGFMELSKVFMKGDDSKVAIAKEIGDDCKDVANDDRCELAVDILNCLKASAEKHGIELKH from the exons ATGCATGCACGGAACTGCACCGGGGGAAAACGGGTCGAAATCGGCCACTATCACTGCATCTCCCGTCCAATATATAAAAACGACAATGTCGTTGATGGATGGCTTACAGTTTGTACGCGAGCTTTCAACTATTCACAAAACATGAAGTTCATTGCGGTTGTGTCGTTGGTGGTGGCGTTTGCATACGCAAGTGTGAAG GCCGATGAGGTGGATGAAGCGAAAGAAATGCTTCGTGGTTTGGCCTCCGAGTGCAAGGGTAAGGAAGGGGCCAGTGACGACGATGTGGACGGTTTCGTCAATGATGTACCGCCGAAGACGCGTACCGAAAAGTGTCTGGTCGCGTGCATGCAGGAACAGTTCGGTTTGTCGAACGGGAAGGCATTCCAGGTGGACGGATTCATGGAGCTCTCGAAAGTGTTCATGAAGGGTGACGACTCGAAGGTGGCGATTGCGAAAGAGATTGGAGACGACTGCAAGGACGTGGCGAACGACGATCGGTGTGAGTTGGCCGTGGACATTCTTAACTGTCTGAAAGCCTCGGCGGAAAAGCATGGCATCGAGCTAAAGCACTGA
- the LOC131272445 gene encoding atypical kinase COQ8B, mitochondrial: MARAQDAAGILRGLKLVADSVGKSQTDYAKHLWANSSVREVLEQQLATGEKSIKHVLNNPAQELEKAGGMVRETIERTAVVAEGLRQLTVAALPKVGPLAPDALMNQRIYAAGAGPMPTPDTSNDIASLDISKITLKELESILSEHSKTREIKLSTENTKPSSVPSKQPDKEASNAVAPEKPTETKPPPPKPTIQNKAITQDEKQIEKMMQFVSSYDKSPSVAPKPPPTPQREPGQPIELPQLSTVAKQRKVPSSRVARMASFGGLFAGLGLGTVNELAKGALGIGGTLDVKQALFSPNNAERIVDTLCKVRGAALKLGQILSIQDSNIVSPQLVKAFERVRQAADYMPDWQVERQLVAELGPNWRAKLQSFDQKPFAAASIGQVHRGVLKEGGMEVAIKIQYPGVAKSIESDIDNLVSMLKVWDVFPAGVFIDNVVAVAKRELAWEVDYTREAEYTERFAEMIRDMPEFRVPRVVKELTSKNVLTTELVPGVPMDRCFDMSQEHRNHIAYCVMKLCLNELFTFRCMQTDPNWSNFLYDAPTKQIMLIDFGATRFYKKDFMDDYLRIIIAATKNDRQQILELSRKMGFLTGYETAAMEKAHVDAVLILGEVFSVPGEFEFGRQSTTKKIAALVPVMIAHRLCPPPEEIYSLHRKLSGVFLLCARLDAKIDCKPIFEEVMQNYKFD, translated from the exons ATGGCACGTGCACAAGACGCTGCTGGCATACTGCGTGGTTTGAAGCTGGTAGCCGATTCTGTCGGCAAATCGCAGACCGACTACGCCAAACATCTGTGGGCAAACTCGAGCGTACGGGAAGTCCTCGAGCAGCAGCTAGCCACCGGAgaaaaatccatcaagcatGTCTTGAACAATCCTGCCCAGGAGCTGGAAAAAGCTGGTGGAATGGTACGGGAAACTATCGAACGAACCGCAGTGGTTGCCGAGGGACTTCGTCAGCTTACGGTGGCCGCATTGCCGAAAGTAGGACCGCTTGCACCGGACGCACTCATGAACCAACGAATCTATGCGGCGGGTGCAGGGCCGATGCCAACACCAGACACGTCGAACGATATTGCCAGCTTGGATATATCAAAGATAACGCTGAAGGAGCTAGAATCGATACTTTCCGAGCATAGCAAAACTCGTGAGATAAAGTTAAGCACGGAAAACACTAAACCCTCATCCGTGCCCAGCAAACAACCCGACAAGGAGGCGAGCAATGCCGTTGCGCCGGAAAAGCCGACAGAAACCAAACCACCTCCCCCGAAACCGACCATTCAGAATAAAGCCATCACACAAGACGAGAAGCAGATAGAGAAGATGATGCAGTTTGTTTCGTCGTACGACAAAAGTCCGTCCGTGGCTCCGAAACCACCGCCAACACCACAGCGGGAACCGGGACAACCGATCGAACTACCTCAGCTCAGTACCGTAGCAAAGCAACGCAAAGTGCCATCGTCTCGGGTGGCACGAATGGCATCATTCGGTGGCCTCTTTGCTGGCCTTGGCCTAGGCACGGTGAACGAGCTCGCAAAAGGTGCGCTCGGTATTGGCGGAACGTTGGACGTAAAGCAGGCCCTTTTCAGTCCGAACAACGCGGAACGAATCGTGGATACGTTGTGCAAGGTGCGAGGTGCGGCACTAAAGCTGGGTCAAATTCTAAGCATCCAGGACTCGAACATTGTATCACCACAGCTGGTGAAGGCGTTCGAACGGGTCCGACAGGCCGCCGATTACATGCCCGACTGGCAGGTGGAAAGGCAGCTTGTTGCTGAGCTCGGTCCGAACTGGCGAGCGAAACTACAAAGCTTCGACCAGAAACCGTTTGCCGCGGCTTCCATTGGGCAGGTGCATCGGGGCGTACTAAAAGAGGGCGGTATGGAGGTGGCCATTAAAATACAGTACCCGGGGGTGGCGAAAAGTATCGAAAGTGACATCGATAACCTCGTGTCCATGCTGAAGGTTTGGGATGTTTTTCCGGCCGGTGTTTTCATCGACAACGTGGTCGCGGTGGCGAAGCGCGAACTGGCCTGGGAGGTGGACTATACGCGCGAGGCGGAATACACCGAGCGGTTTGCCGAAATGATACGCGATATGCCGGAGTTTCGTGTGCCACGCGTTGTCAAGGAGCTCACATCGAAGAACGTGCTTACTACGGAGCTAGTTCCCGGTGTTCCGATGGATCGTTGTTTCGATATGAG CCAAGAACATCGAAACCACATAGCCTACTGCGTGATGAAACTTTGCCTCAACGAACTGTTCACCTTCCGGTGCATGCAGACCGACCCGAACTGGTCCAACTTCCTCTACGACGCACCGACAAAGCAGATAATGCTGATCGACTTCGGTGCGACACGGTTCTACAAAAAAGACTTCATGGACGACTACTTGAGG ATCATCATTGCGGCTACGAAAAATGACCGCCAGCAGATACTGGAACTGTCGCGCAAAATGGGTTTCCTCACCGGCTACGAAACGGCGGCCATGGAAAAGGCCCACGTCGACGCCGTCCTTATCCTGGGCGAAGTGTTCAGCGTACCGGGAGAGTTTGAGTTCGGTCGGCAGAGCACAACGAAGAAGATCGCAGCACTCGTCCCGGTTATGATTGCCCATCGTCTGTGTCCTCCGCCCGAGGAGATCTATTCGTTGCACCGGAAGCTATCCGGTGTGTTTTTACTTTGCGCACGACTTGAcgccaaaatcgattgcaAACCGATCTTCGAGGAGGTAATGCAGAACTACAAATTCGATTGA
- the LOC131272270 gene encoding uncharacterized protein LOC131272270, with translation MGRWGHFEDHSLKPTATPRRSQCNDATMEVVYKQALKLAAPLLLLLAVTVLAGKEPGKPADSVAIASQPKSQQSAAPSQTKKTTHGKREIGSYGLHHQPQSVHRYSSFGHAQPLSELYTPATSHGAYSYSIPAHSSFPSLGSSPHKLFLGSPSTSYKYAPSVASSHAFFTPLGHHHLPQQHSFNGFPEPAPVKYGSFGTKDLSDLLKQLHAVGPLTIKTIPNSYAYGSFGEHHESSPLLFDNTNALHLKPMTIKIQELPSLPSFGHSSLPQAAALTAPAGPTSSSSTYGHVSHGLTYEPSYASGVKGLRHYSTSNGPASEQLYSKYTTGLNLHTHHNQQPAGATMVSPLHTSVHSTIGNQKPFKPSTYLGSTHETISAPSTAHAHTHPLPSGSYLAPSLQYLPPVSKVPQHPHKLSYDSPAKHGYLPPAPPSTNAYLPPHGKPTNTYLPPGGSGNSNYIPLSSSSAPSSSGSHEDTVRKPHHHQHLHSEQSGESLEYSGATVAAATPTAVTPHHWKH, from the exons ATGGGGCGCTGGGGCCATTTTGAAGATCACTCCCTCAAACCGACCGCGACACCACGGCGATCACAATGCAACGATGCGACGATGGAGGTGGTATATAAGCAG GCCCTGAAACTGGCAGCTCCACTGTTACTGCTGCTGGCAGTAACCGTCCTTGCGGGCAAAGAACCGGGCAAACCGGCCGACAGCGTGGCCATCGCGAGCCAACCAAAGTCGCAGCAATCAGCTGCCCCATCCCAGACGAAGAAGACGACCCACGGAAAGCGGGAGATTGGAAGCTACGGACTACACCACCAGCCCCAGTCCGTCCATCGGTATTCCTCCTTTGGCCACGCACAACCCTTGTCGGAGCTGTACACTCCGGCCACCAGCCACGGAGCATACAGCTACAGCATACCAGCCCATTCGTCCTTCCCATCGCTTGGATCATCACCGCACAAGCTGTTCCTTGGTTCGCCAAGCACCAGCTACAAGTACGCACCGTCCGTGGCCTCGTCGCACGCTTTCTTCACACCCCTGGGACACCACCATCTTCCGCAGCAGCATTCGTTTAATGGATTCCCGGAACCGGCTCCCGTCAAGTACGGAAGCTTCGGCACGAAGGATCTCTCCGATCTGTTGAAACAGCTGCACGCCGTTGGTCCGCTCACGATCAAGACCATCCCGAACAGCTACGCCTACGGATCGTTCGGGGAACATCACGAGTCCAGCCCGCTGCTCTTCGATAACACCAATGCGCTCCACCTGAAGCCGATGACGATCAAGATCCAGGAGCTACCGAGCCTTCCCTCCTTCGGCCATTCGAGCCTCCCACAAGCGGCCGCTCTCACCGCACCCGCCGGTCCGACCTCCTCTTCGTCCACCTATGGACACGTTTCGCACGGTCTCACCTACGAACCATCGTACGCCAGCGGAGTCAAGGGTCTTCGCCACTATTCCACCTCGAATGGACCCGCGAGCGAGCAACTCTACTCCAAGTACACGACCGGTCTGAACCTGCACACTCATCACAACCAGCAGCCGGCCGGCGCCACGATGGTGTCCCCACTGCACACCTCCGTCCACTCGACCATCGGCAACCAGAAGCCCTTCAAACCGTCCACCTACCTCGGGTCCACGCACGAAACCATCTCGGCCCCGTCGACGGCGCACGCCCACACACATCCGCTACCCTCGGGTTCCTATCTGGCCCCCTCGCTCCAGTACCTTCCCCCCGTGAGCAAGGTACCGCAGCATCCGCACAAGCTCAGCTACGACTCACCGGCCAAGCACGGATACCTACCGCCTGCGCCACCATCGACCAACGCCTATCTACCTCCGCACGGAAAACCAACGAACACTTACCTGCCCCCCGGCGGAAGTGGAAACTCGAACTACATCCCACTGTCGTCCTCCTCGGCACCGTCATCTAGCGGATCGCACGAGGACACCGTCCGGAAGCCGCACCATCACCAGCATCTTCACTCCGAGCAGTCCGGGGAGAGCCTCGAGTACAGCGGTGCCACCGTGGCGGCCGCAACACCTACCGCAGTAACGCCACACCACTGGAAGCACTAA
- the LOC131259613 gene encoding uncharacterized protein LOC131259613, with protein MKIVLCLTLGLALVHADPGVIGSQDARKTRNPANGPTSYNTISPPDSETLSKLQNQVAPTVQIPVKPPTTVKVPETASPFITVPPPNAVPSPYLRQPQQAIAPVSQGQYYVAMVPQAAGNHMLAPATTPLIMQYINPQGQPTGGLQYIQLLRPVVYPYANQQYQQYQQYPGYLQQPQTIGNPSASVHPTSYNVSPTPPPTTTTTQPGFVPFQPASTVQQPVTQYAPVSHIHSQPPTYSNGPVGQYSSPVLSYYPHRFLVNPSELNFNTNEYIPSSGDGVYLKGVKSMRA; from the exons ATGAAGATAGTTCTGTGCTTAACGCTTGGCCTTGCCTTGGTGCATGCCGATCCAGGTGTTATCGGATCGCAGGACGCTAGAAAAACGCGAAATCCCGCCAATGGGCCGACGAGTTACAATACCATCTCACCACCGGACAGTGAAACACTCAGCAAGCTGCAGAACCAGGTGGCACCGACGGTTCAGATTCCGGTCAAGCCGCCCACGACGGTGAAAGTACCGGAAACGGCATCACCCTTCATCACTGTACCACCACCGAATGCGGTTCCCTCACCGTACCTCAGGCAACCACAACAAGCGATCGCTCCCGTGTCGCAGGGCCAGTACTACGTGGCCATGGTACCGCAGGCCGCTGGTAATCATATGCTTGCACCAG CAACCACCCCGCTCATCATGCAGTACATCAATCCCCAGGGACAGCCAACGGGTGGTCTGCAGTACATTCAGCTGCTCCGTCCGGTCGTCTATCCGTACGCCAACCAGCAGTATCAACAGTACCAGCAGTATCCGGGCTACCTGCAGCAACCGCAAACGATCGGTAATCCGTCCGCTAGCGTTCATCCGACGTCGTACAATGTGTCACCAACTCCTCCGCCAACGACAACCACCACACAGCCAGGATTCGTTCCGTTTCAACCCGCCTCCACCGTACAACAGCCGGTCACCCAATATGCACCAGTTAGTCACATCCACTCCCAGCCGCCGACGTACAGTAATGGTCCGGTGGGACAGTACTCCAGCCCGGTTCTATCGTACTACCCGCATCGGTTTCTCGTTAATCCGTCGGAGCTGAATTTTAACACCAACGAGTACATTCCATCCTCCGGTGACGGTGTTTACCTCAAGGGCGTCAAGAGCATGCGCGCCTAA
- the LOC131259401 gene encoding uncharacterized protein LOC131259401: MEQIKLKTRDGGIMSVKRSVLKLSPVLLARLEAVEKTLDQDGKNVDFIVVPEVDEAHLQLLMDWMKHRDGRVVALDGGSSEIPNNQEHNGVEQNPSDQPWTEWDEKYFVEHHEHAYLLISVASALNIDIFVKTWSRRLFEWIRSKSQSEVQEMVCLYKGTASRFLNYDGSSMDMEMDFCD, from the coding sequence ATGGAGCAAATCAAACTGAAAACAAGAGATGGAGGCATCATGAGCGTGAAGAGGAGCGTGCTTAAGCTTTCGCCGGTGTTGCTTGCAAGGCTGGAAGCTGTGGAAAAGACCCTGGATCAGGATGGAAAGAATGTCGACTTCATCGTTGTTCCTGAAGTGGATGAGGCGCATTTGCAGCTTCTGATGGATTGGATGAAACATCGCGATGGTAGGGTTGTTGCTCTCGACGGTGGAAGCTCCGAAATTCCCAACAACCAGGAACACAATGGCGTGGAACAAAATCCATCGGATCAACCCTGGACCGAATGGGATGAGAAATATTTTGTCGAACATCACGAGCATGCTTACCTGTTGATTAGCGTGGCAAGCGCACTGAATATAGACATATTTGTGAAAACTTGGAGTCGCCGACTGTTCGAATGGATAAGAAGCAAGAGTCAAAGCGAGGTGCAGGAAATGGTGTGCTTATACAAAGGCACAGCTTCAAGATTCCTGAATTACGACGGATCTTCTATGGATATGGAGATGGATTTTTGTGACTAA